One genomic region from Streptomyces sp. NBC_01304 encodes:
- a CDS encoding pectate lyase → MTQRAELRKGRKRRLTRRRALGAATAAVGLTGAAIVTNVLTSPAGAAAAWPTPSGQQAVTKTIEVSGTYDGGLKRFYGSGDLGGDGQDEGQDPIFKLAEGAVLKNVVLGSPAADGVHCSGSCTIQNVWWEDVGEDAATFKGKSASAVYKVYGGGARKASDKVLQFNGAGKLVVSKFQVSDFGKLVRSCGNCSTQYKRTIIINDVDITAPGTGIVGINTNYGDTAALRNIRIHGDSGKKIATCDRFTGNNTGAEPVKTGTGPDGTYCNFTSSDISYQ, encoded by the coding sequence ATGACTCAACGAGCCGAACTGCGCAAGGGCCGCAAGCGGCGCCTGACGCGGCGTCGTGCCCTCGGCGCGGCCACCGCCGCGGTCGGGCTGACCGGCGCCGCGATCGTCACGAACGTGCTGACGTCACCCGCGGGCGCGGCGGCCGCCTGGCCGACCCCCAGCGGGCAGCAGGCGGTGACCAAGACCATCGAGGTCTCCGGCACCTACGACGGCGGCCTCAAGCGCTTCTACGGCAGCGGCGACCTGGGCGGCGACGGCCAGGACGAGGGCCAGGACCCGATCTTCAAGCTCGCGGAAGGGGCCGTCCTCAAGAACGTCGTCCTCGGCTCCCCGGCCGCGGACGGCGTCCACTGCTCCGGCAGCTGCACGATCCAGAACGTGTGGTGGGAGGACGTCGGCGAGGACGCCGCGACCTTCAAGGGCAAGTCGGCGTCCGCCGTGTACAAGGTGTACGGCGGCGGCGCACGGAAGGCCTCGGACAAGGTCCTCCAGTTCAACGGCGCGGGCAAGCTGGTCGTCAGCAAGTTCCAGGTGTCCGACTTCGGCAAGCTGGTGCGCTCCTGCGGCAACTGCTCGACGCAGTACAAGCGGACGATCATCATCAACGACGTCGACATCACCGCGCCCGGCACCGGGATCGTCGGCATCAACACCAACTACGGCGACACGGCCGCGCTGCGCAACATCCGCATCCACGGCGACAGCGGCAAGAAGATCGCCACCTGCGACCGGTTCACCGGCAACAACACGGGTGCCGAGCCGGTCAAGACGGGCACGGGCCCGGACGGCACGTACTGCAACTTCACGTCCTCGGACATCAGTTACCAGTAG
- a CDS encoding SigE family RNA polymerase sigma factor, translating to MSEPERHTRTEDDATVEFHAFFEQHYSSLARLAHLLTGDADGADDLAADALLALWHRWDRVRAADHPAAYARGVVANMARSRIRSAVRERRRVTLFWAGRSEQADDPDVPAVVDVQEALRRLPFRKRACVVLRHAFDLSEKDTAHTLGISVGTVKSQTSKGMAELQRLLGSQQPLERMRLTVADAGGGK from the coding sequence ATGAGCGAGCCCGAGCGGCACACCCGCACCGAGGACGACGCGACCGTCGAGTTCCACGCCTTCTTCGAGCAGCACTACTCCTCCCTCGCCCGCCTCGCCCACCTGCTGACCGGCGACGCCGACGGCGCGGACGACCTGGCGGCGGACGCGCTGCTCGCGCTCTGGCACCGCTGGGACCGGGTGCGCGCCGCCGATCATCCGGCGGCGTACGCCCGTGGCGTGGTGGCCAACATGGCGCGCAGCCGGATCCGCAGCGCGGTCCGCGAACGCCGCAGGGTCACCCTGTTCTGGGCCGGCCGCAGCGAGCAGGCGGACGACCCCGACGTGCCGGCCGTGGTCGACGTACAGGAGGCCCTGCGCCGGCTGCCGTTCCGCAAGCGGGCCTGTGTGGTGCTGCGGCACGCCTTCGATCTCTCCGAGAAGGACACCGCGCACACCCTGGGAATCTCGGTGGGTACGGTGAAGAGCCAGACGTCGAAGGGCATGGCCGAGCTGCAGCGACTGCTCGGATCGCAGCAGCCGCTGGAACGGATGAGACTGACCGTCGCGGACGCGGGAGGGGGGAAATGA
- a CDS encoding sigma-70 family RNA polymerase sigma factor, whose amino-acid sequence MEQLLAAELPFVYNVVGRALNGHPDVDDVVQDTMLRVVRSLGELRDPGRFRSWLVAIAMHRIRDRIRERARAHETAPVPLGELETADPGGDFADLTILRLGLQGQRQEVAEATRWLDADDRQLLALWWLEVAGELTRQELADALGQSRQHTAVRVQRLKERLESARCLVRALAADACVGLVDLTSGWDGRPDSVWRKRIARHLRHCPECGEPAADVIPAQRLLAGLALVPLPAGLAVQALGSLLPGASGGGAAVQGAALAADPVGWSGQLMQVLAKPAVLATAGVTLAVGGTYVAYDHDAPRPSPPRAAPSQVPTAYRAPTGTPAPSSSPKPTRAPSRVSATARPTPARPAPARYGSVVDAADRAPDPQASPAALPHRPESGLTSSAGPKAVMEHRGDTVTLSGQGYFTVRWQLVPAERPGSLAMPTWTGLDGKLFHVASGGGRRMDDQIPGETDRPHTWMGAKDTGFTVLPAGAQQMWQNEYFYVDGKVTLHQNERGADYNLAVMPASWAEIDGEVRLPPDPAQGIVRHGLVRDRGSDRSPVPQYLTRSNPPDPAGVEQRSRVGR is encoded by the coding sequence ATGGAGCAACTCCTCGCCGCCGAGCTGCCGTTCGTCTACAACGTCGTCGGGCGTGCCCTGAACGGACACCCCGACGTCGACGACGTCGTCCAGGACACCATGCTGCGCGTGGTGCGCTCCCTCGGCGAGCTCCGCGACCCCGGCCGGTTCCGCTCCTGGCTCGTGGCCATCGCCATGCACCGGATACGGGACCGGATACGTGAGCGGGCGCGGGCTCACGAGACCGCACCCGTCCCCCTCGGCGAGCTCGAAACGGCCGACCCCGGCGGCGACTTCGCGGACCTCACCATCCTGCGGCTCGGCCTGCAAGGCCAGCGTCAGGAGGTCGCCGAGGCCACGCGCTGGCTCGACGCGGACGACCGGCAGCTGCTCGCGCTGTGGTGGCTGGAGGTCGCGGGCGAGCTGACCCGGCAGGAGCTGGCGGACGCCCTGGGGCAGTCCAGGCAGCACACCGCCGTACGTGTCCAGCGGCTCAAGGAGCGCCTGGAGAGCGCCCGTTGCCTGGTCCGGGCGCTGGCCGCCGATGCGTGCGTCGGCCTCGTCGACCTCACCTCGGGCTGGGACGGCCGACCCGACTCGGTGTGGCGCAAGCGCATCGCCCGGCATCTGAGGCACTGCCCGGAGTGCGGGGAACCCGCGGCGGACGTCATTCCGGCGCAGCGGCTCCTCGCCGGGCTCGCGCTGGTGCCGCTGCCCGCCGGGCTTGCCGTACAGGCGCTGGGCTCGCTGCTGCCGGGGGCTTCGGGCGGGGGAGCGGCCGTGCAGGGGGCGGCCCTTGCCGCCGATCCTGTGGGCTGGTCGGGGCAGTTGATGCAGGTGCTCGCCAAGCCTGCCGTGCTTGCGACGGCGGGGGTCACGCTCGCGGTGGGCGGCACGTATGTCGCGTACGACCATGACGCCCCCCGGCCGTCGCCGCCGCGGGCCGCGCCGTCGCAGGTGCCGACCGCGTACCGCGCGCCGACGGGAACCCCCGCACCGTCTTCGTCGCCGAAGCCGACCCGCGCCCCGTCCCGGGTGTCCGCCACCGCCCGCCCCACGCCCGCCCGCCCCGCGCCCGCCCGCTACGGCTCCGTCGTGGACGCAGCCGACCGGGCCCCCGACCCACAGGCATCGCCCGCCGCACTGCCGCACCGCCCCGAATCGGGGCTGACCAGTTCGGCCGGGCCCAAGGCCGTGATGGAGCACCGCGGTGACACCGTGACCCTCAGCGGGCAGGGCTACTTCACGGTGCGCTGGCAGCTCGTGCCCGCCGAGCGCCCGGGGTCCCTCGCCATGCCGACCTGGACCGGACTCGACGGCAAGCTGTTCCACGTGGCCTCCGGCGGCGGACGCCGGATGGACGACCAGATACCGGGCGAGACCGACCGCCCGCACACCTGGATGGGCGCGAAGGACACCGGCTTCACGGTGCTGCCCGCCGGGGCCCAGCAGATGTGGCAGAACGAGTACTTCTACGTCGACGGCAAGGTCACCCTCCACCAGAACGAACGCGGCGCCGACTACAACCTCGCCGTCATGCCCGCCAGTTGGGCCGAGATCGACGGCGAGGTGCGCCTGCCGCCCGACCCCGCGCAGGGCATCGTGCGCCACGGACTCGTCCGCGACCGGGGCAGCGACCGCTCGCCCGTCCCGCAGTACCTCACCCGCTCGAACCCGCCCGACCCGGCCGGGGTCGAGCAGCGTTCCCGGGTCGGCCGATGA
- the yicI gene encoding alpha-xylosidase, which yields MKFTDGFWLMRDGVQASYATEVRDLRADDDHFTAYAAVHRVRDRGDTLNTPLITVECFSPAEGVIGVRTTHHAGKAHHGPDFDLPGASEAPGSAKVRRDGTVTELTSGPLTLRLDSSAPWGLEFLDAEGRRLTAVERKGTAFATTLDGAHHMITQLALGVGESIFGLGERFTPYVKNGQSVDIWQADGGTSSEQAYKNIPFHLSSRGYGVFVNHPGKVSYEIGSESVGQVQFSVEDQSLEFYVVAGPTPKDVLIRYTALTGRPALPPAWSFGLWLTTSFCTPYDEETVASFVDGMAERELPLSVFHFDCFWMREYQWSDFEWDPDVFPDPEGMLARLKERGLKVSMWINPYIAQKSALFAEAAAAGFLVRRANGDIWQWDLWQPGMALVDFTNPAARAWYTDRLRTLLAMGVDCFKTDFGERVPVDVVWYDGSDPERMHNYYTHLYNEAVFDLLQEVRGRGEAVLFARSATAGGQQFPVHWGGDCFASLEAMAESLRGGLSLSLSGFGFWSHDIGGFEGTPDPAVFKRWLAFGLLSSHSRLHGNVSYRVPWAFGEEAVAVAGKFTRLKHRLMPYLYGVAVEAHRSGVPVMRPMLLEFPDDPACRTLDRQYMLGPDLLVAPVFTADGEVEFYVPEGTWTHLLTGETVQGPGWRREVHGFDSLPLYVRPGAVLPWGADEQRPDGAWLDGLTLLVAPGVDRAEVAVPGLDGSPAAVFRVERVGDEIRVQAEGTQQPFEVREMTGTRRNAR from the coding sequence ATGAAGTTCACCGACGGCTTCTGGCTCATGCGCGACGGCGTCCAGGCCTCCTACGCCACCGAAGTCCGCGATCTGCGCGCGGACGACGACCACTTCACGGCGTACGCCGCTGTCCACCGCGTACGCGACCGCGGCGACACCCTCAACACCCCGCTGATCACGGTCGAATGCTTCTCCCCGGCCGAAGGCGTCATCGGCGTGCGCACCACCCACCACGCGGGCAAGGCCCACCACGGACCCGACTTCGACCTGCCCGGCGCGAGCGAGGCACCCGGCTCCGCGAAGGTCCGCCGCGACGGCACCGTCACCGAGCTGACCAGCGGCCCGCTCACCCTGCGCCTGGACAGCTCCGCCCCCTGGGGCCTGGAGTTCCTGGACGCCGAGGGCCGCCGCCTGACCGCCGTCGAACGCAAGGGCACCGCCTTCGCCACCACCCTCGACGGCGCCCACCACATGATCACGCAACTCGCCCTAGGTGTAGGGGAGTCCATCTTCGGGCTCGGCGAGCGCTTCACCCCGTACGTCAAGAACGGGCAGAGCGTCGACATCTGGCAGGCCGACGGCGGCACCAGCAGCGAGCAGGCGTACAAGAACATCCCCTTCCACCTCTCCTCGCGCGGCTACGGCGTCTTCGTCAACCATCCCGGGAAGGTGTCGTACGAGATCGGCTCGGAGTCGGTCGGGCAGGTGCAGTTCAGCGTCGAGGACCAGTCCCTGGAGTTCTACGTCGTCGCCGGGCCGACCCCGAAGGACGTCCTCATCCGCTACACCGCCCTGACCGGGCGGCCCGCGCTGCCGCCGGCCTGGTCGTTCGGGCTGTGGCTGACGACGTCCTTCTGCACGCCGTACGACGAGGAGACCGTCGCCTCGTTCGTCGACGGCATGGCCGAGCGTGAACTCCCTTTGAGCGTCTTCCACTTCGACTGCTTCTGGATGCGCGAATACCAGTGGTCGGACTTCGAGTGGGACCCCGACGTCTTCCCCGACCCGGAGGGCATGCTGGCCCGCCTCAAGGAGCGCGGGCTGAAAGTCAGCATGTGGATCAATCCCTACATCGCCCAGAAATCCGCGCTGTTCGCGGAGGCCGCGGCCGCCGGATTCCTGGTGCGGCGGGCGAACGGCGACATCTGGCAGTGGGACCTGTGGCAGCCCGGCATGGCCCTGGTCGACTTCACCAACCCGGCCGCCCGCGCCTGGTACACCGACCGCCTGCGCACGCTGCTCGCCATGGGCGTCGACTGCTTCAAGACGGACTTCGGCGAGCGGGTGCCGGTCGATGTGGTCTGGTACGACGGCTCGGACCCCGAGCGCATGCACAACTACTACACGCACCTCTACAACGAGGCCGTCTTCGACCTCCTTCAGGAGGTACGCGGCCGGGGCGAGGCCGTCCTCTTCGCACGCAGCGCCACGGCAGGAGGCCAGCAGTTCCCGGTGCACTGGGGCGGCGACTGCTTCGCGTCGCTGGAAGCCATGGCCGAGTCGCTGCGCGGCGGCCTGTCCCTGTCGCTGAGCGGGTTCGGCTTCTGGAGCCACGACATCGGCGGCTTCGAGGGCACGCCCGACCCGGCGGTCTTCAAGCGCTGGCTCGCCTTCGGCCTGCTCTCCTCACACAGCCGGCTGCACGGCAACGTCTCCTACCGGGTGCCGTGGGCGTTCGGCGAGGAAGCGGTCGCCGTGGCGGGCAAGTTCACCCGGCTCAAGCACCGCCTGATGCCTTACCTGTACGGAGTCGCGGTCGAGGCCCACCGCAGCGGGGTGCCGGTGATGCGCCCGATGCTCCTCGAGTTCCCCGACGACCCGGCCTGCCGCACCCTCGACCGGCAGTACATGCTCGGCCCGGACCTCCTGGTCGCACCGGTCTTCACCGCCGACGGGGAGGTCGAGTTCTACGTTCCCGAAGGAACCTGGACCCACCTGCTGACCGGCGAGACGGTCCAGGGCCCCGGCTGGCGGCGCGAGGTGCACGGCTTCGACAGCCTGCCGCTGTACGTCAGACCCGGCGCGGTGCTGCCGTGGGGGGCCGACGAGCAGCGGCCGGACGGGGCCTGGCTGGACGGGCTCACGCTGCTCGTGGCGCCGGGCGTGGACCGGGCCGAGGTGGCCGTGCCCGGCCTCGACGGCAGTCCTGCGGCCGTCTTCCGCGTGGAGCGCGTGGGCGACGAGATCCGGGTCCAGGCCGAGGGAACGCAACAGCCCTTCGAGGTGAGGGAGATGACCGGCACCCGCCGGAATGCCCGTTGA
- a CDS encoding glycoside hydrolase family 3 C-terminal domain-containing protein: MTTSPPLFRDPELPHDRRVEDLLARLTLDERIALLHQFAPAIERLGIDAFRTGQEALHGVAWMGPATVFPQAVGLGATWNDDLVRRVGEAVSTEARAMRSRDDRVGLNVWAPTVNLLRHPLWGRNEEGYSEDPHLTSAIAVAYTRGLRGDHPVYWRTAPVLKHWLAHNNETDRDTSSSSIRPRVLHEYDQRAFRTAVEAGAVAGVMPAYNLVNGRPNHVSPHLREHLRTWTDEELLVCSDAGAPSNLVDSERYFDTHEEATAAALIAGVDSFTDHGTDPTLITGRIRRALDQGLIGEADIDTAVRRHLSVRFRLGEFDPGHAPYAALSLRDFDTPAHRALAREAAEQAIVLLKNDGLLPLDPTAGQRIAVVGLLADECKLDWYSGTLIRRSTPLDGLRERFGAANVTFAEGADRVRLRCAAGWLQVPMAETEGTVRGAATEGTPPAVEGALDPALLAGRTDLPPLTLGAEPAELALMDWGEGVLTLRAADGRYLSVAEDGFVRASADQPGGWVVQETFSLEPHESGFLLRHTGTGGHVCVAADGVKVAAAEEVPEIFEIDVIERGEDAVIRAALDADAVIVVAGNDPHLNGRETEDRTTLALPPHQERLWRAARTANPRTALALVSAYPYAVGDAHAALPALLWTAHGGQAAGTALARVLAGDVSPAGRLPQTWYAADADLPDLLDYDIIGSRQTYQYLEDAPLHPFGHGLGYSSFAYAALTAERAGDALWISFTVTNTGPVAADEVAQLYTRALDPPVLRPHRQLAAHRRIHLAPGATEHLTFRLPLSDLGFWDVAHDSWTVSPGTYEFMAGASSADIRLSTSLRIDGEPIAARPVREAGLAAAAYDEQLGTEIVDRTRTSGDAVTALGGLGGLKGLGELGGAEGELVFRACDFGVHGVSAVTVEAAGEGTVELIEGTAAVTVDIPPTKGPYDYTTRTADFTVTGVRDLRVRLTGPVRLARLTFRATPESPAPAPNPRKSTR, encoded by the coding sequence GTGACGACCAGCCCACCACTGTTCCGCGACCCCGAGCTGCCCCATGACCGGCGCGTCGAGGACCTCCTGGCCCGCCTGACCCTCGACGAACGCATCGCGCTGCTGCACCAGTTCGCGCCGGCGATCGAGCGGCTCGGCATCGACGCCTTCCGTACCGGACAGGAGGCCCTGCACGGAGTGGCCTGGATGGGCCCCGCCACCGTCTTCCCGCAGGCCGTCGGGCTCGGCGCGACCTGGAACGACGATCTCGTACGCCGTGTCGGCGAGGCCGTCTCCACCGAGGCCCGCGCCATGCGCTCCCGCGACGACCGCGTCGGCCTCAACGTCTGGGCCCCGACCGTGAATCTGCTGCGCCACCCGCTGTGGGGCAGGAACGAGGAGGGCTACTCGGAGGACCCCCACCTGACCTCCGCGATCGCCGTCGCCTACACGCGCGGCCTGCGCGGCGACCACCCCGTGTACTGGCGTACGGCCCCCGTCCTCAAGCACTGGCTCGCCCACAACAACGAGACGGACCGGGACACCTCGTCCTCGTCGATCAGGCCGCGCGTCCTGCACGAGTACGACCAGCGGGCCTTCCGCACCGCCGTCGAGGCGGGCGCGGTCGCCGGGGTGATGCCCGCGTACAACCTGGTCAACGGCCGCCCCAACCACGTCTCGCCGCACCTGCGCGAGCACCTGCGCACCTGGACCGACGAGGAGCTCCTGGTCTGCTCCGACGCGGGCGCCCCCTCCAACCTGGTCGACTCCGAGCGGTACTTCGACACCCACGAGGAAGCCACCGCCGCGGCTCTCATCGCGGGCGTCGACAGCTTCACCGACCACGGCACCGACCCCACGCTCATCACCGGCCGCATCCGACGCGCCCTGGACCAGGGCCTGATCGGCGAGGCGGACATCGACACGGCGGTACGCCGCCACCTGTCCGTCCGCTTCCGGCTCGGCGAGTTCGACCCCGGGCACGCCCCTTACGCGGCGCTCTCGCTGCGCGACTTCGACACCCCCGCGCACCGGGCGCTCGCCCGGGAGGCCGCCGAGCAGGCGATCGTGCTGCTCAAGAACGACGGGCTGCTGCCCCTCGACCCGACCGCCGGGCAGCGGATCGCCGTGGTCGGGCTGCTCGCCGACGAGTGCAAACTCGACTGGTACAGCGGCACCCTGATCCGCCGCAGCACCCCGCTGGACGGCCTGCGCGAACGCTTCGGCGCGGCGAACGTCACCTTCGCCGAAGGCGCGGACCGGGTCAGGCTCAGATGCGCGGCGGGCTGGCTGCAGGTTCCGATGGCCGAGACGGAGGGCACCGTCCGTGGTGCCGCGACGGAGGGCACGCCCCCTGCAGTCGAGGGCGCGCTCGACCCGGCGTTGCTCGCCGGCCGCACCGATCTGCCGCCACTGACCCTCGGCGCCGAGCCCGCCGAACTCGCCCTGATGGACTGGGGCGAGGGCGTGCTGACCCTGCGCGCGGCGGACGGCCGCTACCTCTCGGTCGCCGAGGACGGCTTCGTGCGCGCCTCCGCGGACCAGCCGGGCGGCTGGGTCGTGCAGGAGACGTTCTCCCTCGAACCGCATGAGAGCGGGTTCCTCCTCAGGCACACAGGGACGGGTGGTCACGTCTGCGTTGCCGCCGACGGCGTGAAGGTTGCCGCCGCGGAGGAAGTTCCGGAGATTTTCGAGATCGACGTCATCGAGCGAGGCGAGGACGCCGTGATCCGCGCCGCCCTCGACGCCGACGCGGTGATCGTCGTCGCCGGGAACGACCCGCACCTGAACGGCCGCGAGACCGAGGACCGCACCACCCTCGCCCTGCCCCCGCACCAGGAACGCCTCTGGCGCGCGGCCCGCACCGCCAACCCGCGCACCGCGCTCGCCCTGGTCTCCGCCTACCCCTACGCGGTCGGCGACGCGCACGCCGCTCTGCCCGCCCTGCTGTGGACCGCACATGGCGGACAGGCCGCGGGCACCGCACTCGCCCGGGTCCTGGCCGGTGACGTCTCCCCGGCCGGTCGGCTCCCGCAGACCTGGTACGCGGCCGATGCCGACCTGCCGGACCTCCTCGACTACGACATCATCGGCTCCCGCCAGACCTACCAGTACCTGGAGGACGCCCCGCTCCACCCCTTCGGGCACGGCCTCGGCTACTCCTCCTTCGCCTACGCGGCCCTGACCGCCGAACGCGCGGGCGATGCCCTGTGGATCTCCTTCACCGTCACCAACACCGGCCCGGTCGCCGCCGACGAGGTGGCGCAGCTCTACACCCGGGCCCTCGACCCACCCGTGCTCCGCCCGCACCGGCAACTCGCCGCGCACCGCCGCATCCACCTGGCGCCCGGCGCGACAGAGCACCTCACCTTCCGGCTCCCGCTCTCCGACCTCGGGTTCTGGGACGTCGCCCACGACAGCTGGACCGTCTCCCCGGGAACGTACGAGTTCATGGCCGGAGCCTCCAGCGCCGACATCCGCCTCAGCACCTCGCTCCGAATCGACGGAGAACCGATCGCGGCCAGGCCGGTGCGGGAGGCCGGCCTGGCCGCGGCGGCGTACGACGAACAACTCGGCACGGAGATCGTCGACCGCACCAGGACATCGGGCGACGCGGTGACGGCCCTCGGCGGGCTCGGCGGCCTCAAAGGACTCGGCGAACTCGGGGGAGCGGAGGGCGAACTGGTCTTCCGTGCCTGCGACTTCGGCGTGCACGGAGTGTCGGCCGTCACGGTCGAGGCAGCGGGCGAAGGGACGGTCGAGCTCATCGAGGGCACTGCGGCCGTCACCGTCGACATCCCACCGACGAAGGGCCCGTACGACTACACCACCCGCACCGCCGACTTCACCGTCACGGGCGTACGCGATCTGCGGGTCCGGCTGACCGGCCCCGTCCGCCTGGCCCGGCTCACCTTCCGTGCCACCCCCGAGAGCCCGGCGCCCGCACCGAACCCGAGGAAGTCCACGCGATGA
- a CDS encoding extracellular solute-binding protein, whose protein sequence is MTPNQPSSPSRRTFLASSAVVAAAVAGGVPLLSACSGSEGTDNEGTTTGKKLKDLLPAHVATKGITPDIPSKNGSAAGFTKALPADQLVTSVPKKLGKGGELSVMAPLWGTSPKQGNAYWKAMDDAIGVRVKWQNQDGVTYGQKLGAVLASSDVPDIVVVPGWELQGKIPSAISNKFADLGPHLSGDKVKKYANLAAVPTAAWQRSVFGGKLRGIPMPLEASPGIAPFYAADRFKEKGYEVPRTTQEFYDLCKEINAPKSKVWACGDMTWAAWGFFGVLPEKPLYWKLEGDKLVNRYETDEYLEALAWSRSLYSAGFVHPDIKAEREDAGNLLASRKLWMYNANIQDWYGKTVVQRVDNPDFQMAAMDYFAHDGGDPTLYMAQPSDFWCFVNEKADKKTVQDALALANFCAAPWGSKEQRLKAYGVEGVHHTLTDDVLVKNGQGNNEVFATYEYVGSPPPFRAWPDHPDVVKGVVEWQQRQGPFLKKPLFHGMQIAEPNRYAELNAQFEDTEKDIVRGRKKVSDMQQMVSDWRSGGGDKLRDWYKKLLDETGDSAA, encoded by the coding sequence ATGACGCCGAACCAGCCCTCCTCCCCCAGCCGGAGAACCTTCCTGGCCTCATCAGCCGTAGTGGCGGCGGCTGTTGCCGGAGGCGTACCGCTGCTCAGTGCGTGCAGCGGCTCCGAGGGGACGGACAACGAGGGCACGACCACGGGCAAGAAGCTCAAGGACCTGCTTCCGGCCCATGTCGCCACGAAGGGCATCACGCCCGACATCCCGAGCAAGAACGGGTCGGCGGCCGGCTTCACCAAGGCGCTGCCCGCGGACCAGTTGGTCACCTCGGTGCCGAAGAAGCTGGGCAAGGGCGGCGAACTCAGCGTCATGGCCCCGCTGTGGGGCACCTCACCCAAGCAGGGCAATGCGTACTGGAAGGCGATGGACGACGCCATCGGCGTCCGCGTCAAGTGGCAGAACCAGGACGGCGTCACGTACGGGCAGAAGCTGGGCGCGGTGCTCGCCTCCAGCGACGTCCCGGACATCGTGGTCGTCCCGGGCTGGGAACTCCAGGGCAAGATACCGAGCGCCATCTCCAACAAGTTCGCCGACCTCGGCCCTCATCTGAGCGGCGACAAGGTCAAGAAGTACGCGAACCTCGCCGCGGTCCCGACCGCCGCCTGGCAGCGCTCGGTCTTCGGCGGCAAGCTGCGCGGCATCCCGATGCCCTTGGAGGCCTCTCCCGGCATCGCACCCTTCTACGCCGCCGACCGCTTCAAGGAGAAGGGCTACGAAGTCCCGCGCACCACCCAGGAGTTCTACGACCTCTGCAAGGAGATCAACGCCCCCAAGAGCAAGGTCTGGGCCTGTGGCGACATGACCTGGGCCGCCTGGGGCTTCTTCGGCGTACTGCCCGAGAAGCCGCTCTACTGGAAGCTGGAGGGCGACAAGCTCGTCAACCGCTACGAGACCGACGAGTACCTGGAAGCCCTGGCGTGGTCCCGCTCGCTGTACTCGGCGGGATTCGTCCACCCGGACATCAAGGCCGAGCGCGAGGACGCGGGCAATCTCCTGGCCTCCCGCAAGCTGTGGATGTACAACGCCAACATCCAGGACTGGTACGGCAAAACGGTGGTCCAGCGCGTCGACAACCCGGATTTCCAGATGGCCGCGATGGACTACTTCGCGCACGACGGCGGCGACCCCACGCTGTACATGGCCCAGCCCTCCGACTTCTGGTGCTTCGTCAACGAGAAGGCGGACAAGAAGACGGTCCAGGACGCGCTGGCCCTCGCCAACTTCTGTGCCGCGCCCTGGGGATCGAAGGAGCAGCGGCTCAAGGCGTACGGCGTCGAGGGCGTCCACCACACACTGACGGACGACGTGCTCGTCAAGAACGGCCAGGGCAACAACGAGGTGTTCGCCACGTACGAGTACGTGGGCTCGCCGCCGCCCTTCCGTGCCTGGCCGGACCACCCGGACGTGGTCAAGGGCGTGGTCGAGTGGCAGCAGCGCCAGGGCCCGTTCCTCAAGAAGCCGCTCTTCCACGGCATGCAGATCGCCGAACCCAACCGGTACGCCGAGCTGAACGCCCAGTTCGAGGACACCGAGAAGGACATCGTCCGCGGCCGCAAGAAGGTCAGCGACATGCAGCAGATGGTCTCGGACTGGCGGTCGGGCGGCGGCGACAAGCTGCGCGACTGGTACAAGAAGCTGCTCGACGAGACCGGCGACTCGGCCGCCTGA